The following proteins are co-located in the Desulfuromonas acetoxidans DSM 684 genome:
- a CDS encoding SseB family protein, with amino-acid sequence MTELDQALADYIEDEQKQGAFYDLVLNTKFYIPVYDEDKENVGKKDIQKDDSIEPVILESEGNHYLMMFENEERLSGWAKEQVSFVVLPGFVIVQMTPEKLYWAMNMGTDYQKQFVPEEISWLKDVVQQNLDEQEGAGEE; translated from the coding sequence ATGACCGAACTGGACCAGGCCCTCGCTGATTATATTGAAGATGAACAGAAACAGGGGGCCTTTTATGACTTGGTACTTAATACGAAATTCTACATTCCGGTCTATGACGAGGATAAAGAGAATGTCGGTAAAAAGGATATCCAGAAAGATGACAGCATTGAGCCGGTGATTCTCGAATCGGAAGGTAACCACTACCTGATGATGTTTGAAAATGAGGAGCGCCTGTCTGGCTGGGCCAAAGAGCAGGTCAGTTTTGTGGTCCTGCCCGGTTTTGTCATTGTGCAGATGACTCCGGAAAAACTCTATTGGGCCATGAATATGGGCACCGATTATCAGAAACAGTTTGTTCCGGAAGAGATCTCCTGGCTCAAAGATGTCG
- a CDS encoding nitrogen fixation protein NifQ — protein sequence MYSDTIRQWAMDLSRSGTLTNPDGVGEIGLKAGQAGTRPAARFAINVENNIVIKIRFQVFGCGFTIAACAAAADMAEGLSVSDVLLLTPQRVDECLDGLPAERDYCADIAVQALHGAVRSAMGAGQVLESYSPVEEDHGPRITADNPCYQALMNSPAGQEITAEDRHLFACLLTIAAEEPWDTAQALGLTQEQFTQLLTTCFPAVKPELLSHCLPDAPSLPQPNDEIRVIVQSHVPEQGSAVQRSMASWLASIITARAAHPGHLWVSMGLFQRPELTASIRRLLPTMAAANNKGMRWKRFLFKTLCDQNGAVLCKSPNCGECSDYALCFAPEES from the coding sequence ATGTACAGTGATACGATTCGACAATGGGCCATGGACCTGAGTCGGTCCGGAACGTTGACAAACCCGGACGGGGTTGGTGAAATCGGCCTCAAAGCTGGCCAGGCCGGAACCCGGCCCGCCGCACGTTTTGCCATCAACGTTGAAAATAATATCGTCATCAAAATCCGTTTTCAGGTATTCGGGTGTGGTTTCACCATTGCCGCCTGTGCCGCCGCAGCGGACATGGCTGAAGGGCTATCGGTTTCCGATGTTCTTCTTCTGACGCCGCAACGTGTTGATGAATGTCTCGACGGCTTGCCGGCCGAGCGTGATTATTGTGCTGATATTGCAGTTCAGGCTTTGCACGGTGCCGTGCGCAGTGCCATGGGAGCCGGACAGGTGCTGGAAAGTTACAGCCCGGTTGAAGAGGACCACGGCCCGCGCATTACGGCGGATAACCCCTGTTACCAGGCCCTGATGAACAGTCCTGCTGGACAGGAGATCACAGCCGAAGATCGTCATTTGTTTGCCTGTCTGTTGACAATCGCTGCTGAGGAGCCTTGGGATACGGCACAGGCTCTTGGTTTGACTCAAGAGCAATTCACGCAATTATTAACCACCTGTTTTCCAGCGGTTAAACCTGAGTTGCTATCCCATTGTTTGCCGGATGCCCCATCTCTACCGCAGCCAAACGATGAAATTCGTGTTATTGTGCAGTCGCATGTTCCCGAACAGGGCAGTGCTGTGCAGCGTTCTATGGCGAGTTGGTTGGCCTCAATTATCACGGCTAGGGCAGCTCATCCCGGTCATCTGTGGGTTTCAATGGGCTTATTCCAGCGCCCTGAGTTAACGGCCTCAATTCGGCGACTTCTGCCGACCATGGCGGCAGCCAATAATAAAGGGATGCGCTGGAAGCGCTTTTTATTTAAGACCTTGTGTGACCAGAACGGTGCCGTACTGTGCAAGTCACCCAATTGTGGAGAATGCAGTGACTATGCACTGTGTTTTGCCCCTGAAGAGAGCTGA